AGCAGGAGGATGAAGAATGGGAATGAACTCAATAAAACAAGATTAAACTttgaacatttatttatttatttacacaatTTACACTTGTCAGCGATCTCATATATGATGGGGCTGTTGGCATTACTTCTGGTTCAACAAGGCTCTCCATCTGTCGCTTATATAGCTGAAGTTGCGGAACATCCTCTGTCTCCAATGTGGTCTCCGCCTGCGGAGAAAGGGGGGGATAACTTGATCCATGTCCAACCTCTTTGCTGGCAGCTCCGGTGGGGCTATCCGCATGGCAGGAGGTGGGGTGACCCTGCCAGCGGACATTTCTTCCCAGTCTATTCCACTGAAGAAGGGATGATCCCGCAGattggagacaagttcctgacGTTCTCGTTTGTCTTTGCACAGGAGACGATTTATTATGTCGGTGAGATCAGCATTGGTGCCCCATGGTAGGATCGGTTTCTTGTTACAAATAGAGCCTCTCAACTTGTCTAGGTTTTCAGTCAACCTGAATGGGAAATAGCCCGTCGCCATTTCATAGGCCATAATTCCCAAGGCAAAGTAATCAACCATGCGGTTGTATCGTTGACCGCAGAAAAGCTGTGGAAACAAGAAGGAGAGAGGAAGGGTCAGCTTATTTCAGACTGGATACAGAGAAAATGAAAAGGCAGCAATCATAACAAATATACATTACTTGGTTATTAATCTATATAACATGGATATATCCAATATGGCTGGATTATGCGGTGGTAAATCAGACTTTTTACATATCAGGGCTCCATTGATAAGGTCCTCCTGTCAGAAGGCGGAAGGAGCTGGAAATTCAGGCTGTAAACTATTGCTGATGTGTCCTAATGTTACAAGAAGGGATTGGATGATTCAACCCACCAAGCCATAGTCACAACTGTCCTACCATTAATGGGTGGAGAGACCCTCTGTAACAAGTGGTTGTGCTCAGCATGCGCAGTAACGGGCACAGTGGCAGTTAGCAGTGTATGTTGTACTGGGACAATGGCCTCTTCTCTGTTTTTTTTCAGAAACATTCTTTTCTGCCTCGTATATATATGTGTGAAATGCATTTCTGTGTAGCTGCATACACACTGCAGGAAATGCAGGAAAAGTTATCAGATAGTTTTGATGCTTACCTCGGGAGCCCTATAAGCAGGAGTGCCAACAACTTTTCTGGCTGTTTTGTTTCCAAACATCCCAGTTTTCGCCAGGCCAAAATCAGCGATTTTCACATGGCCGTTCTGATCCAGAAGGACGTTCTCAGGCTTTAGGTCCCTGTGGACGATCCCCTTGCTGTGCATAACCTCCAGGCCACACAAGAGCTCTGCAAGGATGAATCTGAGGGGGAAATAGAGGAATATTTGTTAATGGTAATGCTCTATGCAAGTGTGTAACTATATATAGTAGACATGTAGATATATGTGGGCATGTACACTGGCAAATATACTGaggaataaataatttatttcatGAAATATCTGATAGATTTTCAGTGAGTGTGCAGTGAGTTATTGTACTGTGTTATATACAGTAAGCGTAGGTATGCTGTATCTATCATaataccccccaccaccactcccctcccctgctgcagAATTACGGCATTGCCGAACTTACCTGGTGATATAGACAGGAAATGGAGAATGTTTGTATATCTGATGTCTCAGGTTCCCACCGTTCAGGTACTCCATGACATAGAAGACGTCATCCTGTTCAGAAGACACAAAGATACAAGTCATGATGCAGTCTGCTGAGATTTTCAAAACTACAGAATGATAGTTTGGGGTTTGTACACCTGTCTGTTCCTCGGTGTCCCCAGGAGGGGGAGAGACACTTACCTCTGTCTGGAATGTACCATAGTTGTGGGTGAAGAATGGGCTAGACCCCACCATCTCCAGGACTTGGCGCTCCACGAGTGGATTGTTCACTGGAGACTCTAGTATGTCcctcttcttcaccatcttcatcACCAGCGGCTCCTCACTGGGCGGGTGGGACACCAGCAAaacctgcaaatattacagaatattAGATCATTGGTCAGAATCAATGGCAATCTGTCTATGCTGATGAATTCTTTACAGATGGACAGCAATGGCTTGAGTCAGTATTTGTCCATTTATCTAGATTCATAAACCCATCTATGTCGCTTTTTAACCCTTTTGTACCCTCTGGAATTGGCTGGGCCAGCGCTTCCTTAAGGCAAACTGGGCAATTGTCCCGGGCCCCAGAAGCTGTAGGGCCCCCCATATCTCTCCCCTTGTGGAGAGTCACTACGGGGGATATGGCAGAAGGTTATGGTGACCTTTCTCACCAATTATTGAGAGGGCATGGCAGCGGAGCGTAATCTGACTTGTCTGGCTGCTGCGCTATTCCTTCCCCCTCCTTCAGGGCGTCCTGTCTCCATGGCTCCTCGTGGCGTCTCTGTCCCCCGTGACCTATCGGCATGTTATGTAAGTATGTACATGCCTATGGGAAATGGAGAAGAGTTGTTAGCAGGGAGGGAGGCTGAAGcacactgatggaaagagggagcGCGGTGGCTGGAGAGGTGAGATCATGCTCTGCTGTGcactcaatgtatctcaatggggagcGATAAAGAGAGCCCTAATACTGCTACATGGGGGGTGCTCCAGTAATACTGGCATATGGGGGGATGAAggtcttttaaaggacacccgaggtgacatgtgacatgatgagatatacatgggtatgtacagtgccaagcacacagataactatgctgtgttccttttttttctttctctgcctgaaagagttaaatatcatgtatgtaagtggctggctcagtcctgactcagacaggaagtgactacagtgtgaccctctttgataagaaattccaactagcaaacacgttcctagcagaaaatggctttcgaGAGCAGGGactagataaaaagggtcaatagttcatcgagtttagcatacttcaatgagtgtgtcattgagcaaaaacaatataacagtaaaaagtagatttaaatataaaataaaattgtggaatatcttaaaaagtcatttttaggagaaggaggatagatacagtttattttcaccttgggtgaccTTTAATGCTGCCATCTTTGGGGAAGGAGACAAGGGCCACCTAGTGCTGCTATCTAAGAGGGGCCACCCAAtacagctatactggggagtcAGGGAAGCCTCATGTTTTTGCACCTGGCATCCAGTTAATCTAGAACCAGCAATGGCTTATTCATGTCTAATAACTTATGTAAGATTTGCTTTCCTATGAAATACAATGAGAATGTTATCCTACAAATATTTATCCTGCTATGTGGTTAATTACCATTAGCCTGTCCTAGTATCCCCTAAACTTGTCAGAAGTACCCCGCTTTGGCACCTGTATCTCAGAAATATGGGGACCTGTGTATGAAATTGCAGCTTCTTCTACTAACGTGCTTTTCCAgtggtaacacccccccccccccatccctgcagCCTCCCCCCTCTTGCTCCATTCAGCTATCCTCCATGAAGGAGAGCCTTCACTCCTTTCCTGTCTGACACACAAAGATACCCCTAGGGAATAGTCTGATCACTTACCTGCCCATAACTCCCCTCTCCGATgaattcatggagggtgaagctcTCCAGGGTCATGGGTGCGACGGGCTCGCTGGCTGCGGTGCTGGTGGAGCAGATCCCACCTGCTTCTGTAGAGAGAAAGAGAAGTTAGCTCTAGTAATTCCGTCTATATTTCATTTATCATAGGGAGAGATCCATCCACAGGGCATAGTGGAGGAGAAATCATCATACAACTGACCGAAGATAACTCAAAGGGAagttgaagtgagaggtatatggagactgccatatttatttccttataaacaatgcacattgcctggctgccctgatgatcctctgcctccaacacttttagctatagaccctgaacaagcatatgcagatcagagttTTGTGACAAATGTTTGTCTCAGAtgtgtaattcagacagtatGGGTCCTATGCAATTACCAAGCTCGCCAGCGATAAGCACTAGTGAGTTCTTAAAATAAGCGACAGGAGCATTGGCTAATGCAATTTTAAATAACTCGCTTAGgcaatataatcgcccagcgagttccttCCCCTCTATTCAATAGCAATTTTCGATCCCCCTGGGAAGCGGTGATCACTGTCAAACATAGGTGTGAaattttcacctgctctgagcaaaTGAAAAATCCCATCGCCTATATCCTGAGGGCTgcttttggcatctgggagcctcctttactaaggagacCCAAGATGCCTgggatttaaataggtaaagggaGTAAGGtctgactccttacctatttaaataAAAGAACATACCTCCATCGGTCCCATCTCAGCGCACTTCCCACACCGCTCCTCCACTCCTTCTTCTGCCAGATCTCTGGCTATAGTGTCCACagagcccggcaaagcatcttcgaGCCTCCCGTCGGGGCTCCCTATTGGTCTTTAGGTTAAACCAATAAAAATCCATACATTAAATAGGTATACCTCTATACCTATTTACCTGGAAGCGGCAGGACATCTGGTGGTCCCTTTATTAAAGGGGGCTCTCAGATTCCACATAAGCTCCTCAGGATTTCTGCGcatcccaccacctcctcctggggcactggaggtggggaagagtccAGACAAGGAGTCtataggagagggggaggctttctctcccttctcttacaGAGCCACCTATATCACGGTCcacggaccatgtgggctggtgtgGCTAGTATGGTGGAGCCCCACTCAGGTTGACTCAGCcatcctggctataccagcctgcatggatgACAAGGGGCTAAAGAAATTTAGGGGTGggatatgcaatttttttatgggaaaaataagaaaacaattggaaaagtttattatttctcagtttttggccattatggttttaaattaaaatgttctactgtggataaaacctacACAATTTATTTGCTGTTTGTCCCAGGTATTGCAACATTTTAaagtatgtccctagtacaacgtatggcggcaatattgtatttggaaataaaggtgtatttttctgttttatgtccatcactaattacaagcccatattaaaaaaataacagtaatatacccactTGGCatccataataaaaaaaagttcagccctaaggtaactatttatgttattgtttttttttaaattgttttcttttttaattcatatgttttatttgggtaactatcgGAGAGTCTGGGAGGCCAAGGGTTAATTTTAACAGTATGTATgagtattttatttaaaaaaaatgtaagttggTGTAATTTTACTAACGGGCCACAAGATGCCATCACACATTATTTTCCTGAGCATACTATTAGTacgcgaacaggaagtaatgcgtggacgtgtaaCTTACTTTGTTACAGTGACCagaagcatctcattgatgccggcgatcattgatACCGGCACTTAGATCAATCAATGGGCACTGTGTTCACCCTCACTGATCTCTGGGTTAACAGGCGCTGACAAGTACCCACGCGGGAGCGAGCATAGTAGTGAGCAGCAGCCGTTTATCGCAATAGacacatatctacgcccctgtgcaggaactgaagtcctgcggggtGTAGACATACTGCTGCGAACGGCATAAGTAGTTACAGtatgggaatcctggcattcaaag
This DNA window, taken from Hyperolius riggenbachi isolate aHypRig1 chromosome 3, aHypRig1.pri, whole genome shotgun sequence, encodes the following:
- the LOC137562370 gene encoding protein kinase C delta type-like — protein: MPPMWERGFIERSVVPLPAIQELRELLIAVPEVIALPYKPAAWNWTFEKKSFEHLPVIAEEDELRSATPEQADPSAPPQASGQLSSLSAAQPVGRLQRFMGRVRAAFGRVCCCLTRRNRDVSSTADPAEAGGICSTSTAASEPVAPMTLESFTLHEFIGEGSYGQVLLVSHPPSEEPLVMKMVKKRDILESPVNNPLVERQVLEMVGSSPFFTHNYGTFQTEDDVFYVMEYLNGGNLRHQIYKHSPFPVYITRFILAELLCGLEVMHSKGIVHRDLKPENVLLDQNGHVKIADFGLAKTGMFGNKTARKVVGTPAYRAPELFCGQRYNRMVDYFALGIMAYEMATGYFPFRLTENLDKLRGSICNKKPILPWGTNADLTDIINRLLCKDKRERQELVSNLRDHPFFSGIDWEEMSAGRVTPPPAMRIAPPELPAKRLDMDQVIPPFLRRRRPHWRQRMFRNFSYISDRWRALLNQK